The proteins below are encoded in one region of Lactuca sativa cultivar Salinas chromosome 3, Lsat_Salinas_v11, whole genome shotgun sequence:
- the LOC111877704 gene encoding uncharacterized protein LOC111877704, translating into MDSSTKMRKGFMKGKLVMSFYRGSRPPTTTTTTTTTVKTGHNMTTSQKMIPPPSSLIMNQEKVNPQPKHSVSYVIPQTTRTYGMFDNPYGVTVDEAVDAKATSYISCVQERFKLEHVDTKWVEPTS; encoded by the coding sequence ATGGACTCAAGCACCAAGATGCGCAAAGGATTCATGAAAGGCAAGTTGGTCATGTCTTTCTATCGAGGCTCAAGGCctcctaccaccaccaccacaaccacaaCCACGGTTAAGACCGGCCACAACATGACCACCAGTCAAAAGATGATTCCACCACCCTCTTCGTTGATCATGAACCAAGAGAAGGTGAACCCTCAACCTAAGCACAGTGTGTCCTACGTCATCCCACAAACCACGCGTACGTATGGAATGTTTGACAATCCCTATGGTGTGACAGTAGATGAAGCAGTAGATGCAAAAGCGACTAGTTATATCTCTTGTGTTCAGGAACGGTTTAAACTTGAACATGTTGATACCAAATGGGTTGAGCCAACCAGCTAA